The nucleotide sequence ATGGTAAGGATTGGTATGACAGATCACCCCATCCATATCAAATATCACTGCAAGATTTTTCATAGCACAAAATTAGAGAATTTATAGTAAGACACTAGGCTCAAGACTATAGATCTGAGATGAATGTTTTGTTAACCACAGAGTTTGCTGTGATGTCAAAGAGTCCAAGAAGTTTTTGATTGATTAATAAAAAATGGAAAGTTGAGCAAGCTTGAAGTCCTTAATAGTAAAAAATGATCAATCCATTCAAGTTAAATCAAAGAAGCATAAAATAATAACCTATCTTAGAGTGTAAAAACCACTTTTCTATGTTAAAGGTAACCTGCGCCATAATTGTTCGGGATGGATTGGTGCTCGCTGTTCAAAGAAGTAAAAAGATGAAAATGCCCCAAAAATGGGAATTCCCAGGTGGGAAATTAGAAGATGGGGAATCAGACCAGGAATGTCTGATCAGGGAAATCAAAGAAGAACTACATTTGGATATTTTGCCAGGAGGGAAGTTACCCGAAGTCATCCATAAATACCCCGACTTCACAATCTGCCTGATACCCTTTATCGCCAGCATCCAATCCGGTGAATTACATTTGGCAGAACACCAGGCCTACCAATGGCTACCTAAAGACAAACTATTAGAGCTAGACTGGGCTGAAGCTGATGTGCCGGTGGTTAGGGAGTTTTTGAAAATATTTCATCAAATGAAGAAAGAAATATTTAAATCAATTACTTCTTAACTTATAAATACTCGTCTAAATAATTTAAGACCAAAAAATTGTAATTAAGATTTTTATGCTTAACTATTACTATAAAGACAGTCTTCACAACTTTTTCTCTAAAAAAACAGAAGAGATCATTGGGGAGATAACCTTAGCTAATCAATTTGATTCAACATTAAACCAGAATAAATCTTGGGAAATACAAATTCCAATGTTAAAAGAGACCTTAAAAAATTACGAGGGTACGATTTTCTTTGAATTTTCCATTCCTAGGATGGGAAAGAGGGTTGATGTTTTAGTTATTATCAATAGTGTAGTTTATGTTATTGAATTTAAAGTTGGAGAAAGTAACTATCATAGATCTGATTTAGATCAGGTTTGGGACTATGCTCTTGATTTAAAAAACTTCCATAAACCTAGCCATGAGGCTCTATTGGTTCCTATTTTAGTTGCTACTGAAGCTGAAAATTCTTTTGTGGAAGTAGCCAAAACAGCTCATAATGACAATTTACTAAATCCATTAAAAGTTAATAAAACGGATTTAGCTGACGCTTTTAATACAACACTACAATTCTTTAAATACCACCGCAAATTAAATTCTGATCATTACTCAAAGGGTCGTTACTCACCAACTCCAACCATAATCGAAGCTGCTCTTTCGCTTTATCATAATCATACTGTAGATGAAATTACCAGAAATGATGCAGAAGCGAAGAATCTAACAAAAACTACTTCAATCATTTCAAAGATAGTATCAGAATCTAAACGTCAAAGAAAGAAAATTATCTGCTTTGTCACTGGGGTACCTGGTGCAGGTAAAACCTTGGTTGGCCTAAAAGTAGCTACTTCCCATCTTGATGAGAAGAATGGGAATGCCAGTGTTTATTTATCTGGAAACGGTCCTTTAGTTGCTATACTACAAGAAGCACTATCAAGAGATAAGATAAAAAATGAAAGAGCTAAAGGGATAAAACTAACTAAAGGAAAGGCTAAAGCAGGCGTAAAAACTTTTATACAAAACATACATCATTATCGTGATGCCTATTTAGTGGACCCTAAACCACCATATGATCATGTCGCAATTTTTGATGAAGCACAAAGAGCTTGGAATAAGGAACAAACCGTAAAATTCATGAAGCAAAAGAAGGGGCAGCATAATTTTGACGCTTCTGAGCCAGAATTTCTTATCTCTTGCCTTGATCGGCACCAAGATTGGGCAGTAATAGTATGTTTAGTAGGAGGAGGTCAGGAAATTAATACCGGTGAGGCCGGAATATCCGAATGGTTAAATGCCATAAAAACCAGATTTTCACATTGGGACATATTTATATCCCCTAATCTTACCGATTCTGAATACTCAGCATCTTCTATTATTTCTGAATTACAAGGTTTAACAAAAGTAAATTTGAATTCTGATTTGCATTTAGGAGTATCTATGCGATCTTTCAGGTCGGAAAATTTATCGCTTCTTGTAAAAAGTATATTAGATTTAGATAAAGAAAAAGCATCTAATACTTACTTAAAACTAAAAGACAAATATCCAATTGTCCTTACAAGAGATTTAAAAAAGGCAAAAAATTGGCTCAAAGAAAAAGCTAGAGGAAGTGAAAGATATGGAATTGTCGTTTCTTCCCAGGCCCAACGACTAAAACCCTATGCGATTGATGTAAAATCCCCAATGAACCCAGTACATTGGTTTCTAAATGATAAGGAAGATGTAAGATCTTCTTACTACCTCGAAGAGGTTGCAACCGAATTTCATGTACAAGGCTTAGAGTTAGACTGGGCTTGCATAACTTGGGATGCTGACTTAAGATACTCTGAAAACCAATGGAAAACATTTTCTTTTGTGGGTAGCAAATGGCAGCATATTCATAAGACAGAAAGAAAAACATACCTAATTAATGCTTACAGAGTACTTCTTACAAGAGCCAGACAAGGAATGGTAATTGTAGTTCCGGAAGGCGATTCAGGAGATCATACTCGGATACCAGATTTTTATGATCCAAATTTCAATTACTTAAAAGATTTAGGAATACCTGTAATTTAAAATATATTGTCCAATATTTGAATCGGGAAAAGTATATCGCTCAAATCAGGATCATAATACTTCACCCACATTAATTTCTTTAGAAAACTATGGATTTACGCACTGTAAATGTGACCCTATATATCCTTCCGCTAAGGGAGGGAGGTTCTTTGCCGGCCTTGACCGATGCTGATGATGGATTCAAATATGTTTTGAAGTTCAAAGGTGCTGGACAGCGTGAAAAAGCACTGATCGCGGAATTGTTGGGTGGTGAAATCGCCAGAGCTTTGGGATTTAAAGTTCCCGAACTGGTATTTGCCTTCTTGGACCCAGCATTTGGCAGGTCAGAAGGAGATGAGGAAATCCAAGACTTGCTCAAAAGCAGTCAAGGCCAAAACCTGGCCCTGCATTTTCTATCTGGTGCCATCAATTATGATGCTTTGGCCATGGAGGTAGATCCATTGCTCGCCTCCAAAATCGTTTGGCTGGACATGCTCATCACCAATGTGGATCGCACTTTCCGCAATACCAATATGCTGATGTGGAATAGGGAATTATGGCTAATCGACCATGGTGCAGCCTTTCTTTTCCACCATGCCTGGAGCAATTGGGAGAAAAGCGCCACCAAAGCATTTCCTATCATCCAAAACCATGTGCTACTGCCACAGGCCAGCCAGCTTGAAGAAGCCAACGCCCTATTCAAGGAAATCCTCAGCCCCGAAAAACTGAAGGAAATCGTGGCACTGATTCCTGAGGAATGGCTGTTGGCAAGTGGGGACAGTGAGGATGCCGAAGAGTTACGAAATATTTATCAACAATATTTAGCGCTGAGATTTTCTTATGCCGATCAATTTACCAAAGAAGCCCAAGATGCAAGAACAGCACTTATTTGATTATGCCATCATCCGGGTGGTACCTCGGGTGGAAAGGGAGGAATTTATCAATGCGGGAGTGATCCTCTGCGCATGGAAAAGCGGTTACCTTAAAGTAAAGACCACATTAAATGAAGAAAAGCTCCTAGCACTGGACCCAGCAGCTGATATTGAAATGATCAAATTAAACTTGGCATCATTCGATAAAATCTGCTTTGGTAAGGACAATGGGGGAAAAATAGCCGAAATGGACCTGGCTTCCCGTTTCCGCTGGCTCACTGCTGTCAGAAGCTCTATCATCCAAACTTCCAGGCCGCACAGCGGTTTCAGTAAGAATCTGGATAAAACCTTGGAAAAGCTCTTTGAGGAAAATGTGCTATAGTTTCCTTGATGGTTTGAAACTCACTCAAATGCCTAAATAATAACAACTATCCAATAAGCCCATTATGCCTACTCTTGAACAAATAATCCAAGATTTCAGAATAAGCCTAGAAGACCATGTACTTTCCCGCTCGGAAAGAAGGGAACTAAAATCTGATCTTTCGGCATTATCCACACATGAAAAACAGGTGCTTCTCTCTGAAATTAGAAATTTGGCTTTGGAAAATACTCATGATCCACAAAGCCAAAATCTCATCCAATGGTTCTATGAAGCGGTTAAAGTATTACAACAAAAAGAACAAGCAAATACATCTACTGCTGCATATTTCAGCCCTGGAAATACGTGCAGAGATGCTATTAGAGAGGAAATAAGAAATGCTTCTTCACTTATTCACATTTGTGTTTTTACGATAAGCGATGACCACATTACCGATGAATTGCTCCTAGCTCATCGAAGAAAGGTACCTATTAAGATCATCACAGATGATGATAAATCTTTGGACCTAGGATCTGATATTGATCGAATGGAAAAGGAAGGCATTCTTATACAAAAGGATAATAGCCCTGTGCATATGCATCACAAATTTGCCATTTTTGATCAGAAGAAAGTGCTAACTGGAAGTTATAATTGGACAAGGTCAGCAGCAGAACACAATTATGAAAATATTGTATTACTCGAAGATATCCACACTGTAAGATCTTTTCAGAAAGAGTTTGAACGGTTATGGCGAGAATTTTAGACCATCTACGGGATTTAAATCTCTAATCATGAAATTTTTTTACACCTGCCTCAATGGCAAGCGGCAAATCATTTTCTTTTGGGGGAATGGGACAGGAATATTTGCCATTATAGGCGCAGTAGGGATTATAAGCTTTATTAAAATCAAGCATTATGGTATCGCCCTCTGGAATTTCCAAGTCCATAAACCTACCACCACCATAGGTACTTTTTCCATTAGTAAGATCCGTGAAGGGCAAAAACAAATAATTCTCAAATTCCTCCATTTCCCTCAATCTATGACTTTGATAAATACTTAACACATAGGATTCTCCCTCCAAATCAAAGTGCAACTCACCGTATTTTTCATAAATAGGTTTCCTATCCGTAGTAGTGGGCATCTGAAATGGAAGGCCTTTATCGCTACGTACAAACTTGGCTTCAACCCTATATTTTTCATCAATGGGAAAAAAGTCCAAGGATTTAAATCGTTTTAGATCCCTAGCCTTCAATGGTGATTCATCAGGATTCGAAAATTCATGGTTCAGTTCTGTCTGGAAGTCCAGAATTTCTTTTTTATGGTCCTGGTCCTGGGCATGTACTGTAACTGAAATTATAAGGCTATAGAAAAATCCGGCCAAAATTGCTTTCATGACACATTATTTATCTAGCAAATTAATACAATTTACGCATGTAAGGATAATTGAACGACCAATTCTTTATGCTTTAGTCAACGAATTGTCTATTTTAAACCTATGAATCATGAAATCGGAAAATGGTTAATGGGCATTGGGCTGGGAATCCTTGGGATAGGCCTGATTGTTTATATTTTTGGTAGCAAATTACACTGGCTAGGGAGATTGCCTGGAGATATTCGCGTGGAAAAAGATGGTTTCAGTCTCTATATTCCAATTACCACCATGATCCTGCTCAGTATTATCTTTTCTGTGATTATTAGATTGATACAGTATTTCACCAAATAAAAAGCTGAAAGATCATAAAATTAATTCCGAATGCTTTCTGCAAAAAAGTCCTTTTTCCACATTTCCCGGGTAATGAAATTAACCGTATCCAAAATGGCATACACATTTTTGGGAACAAAAGGACTTAAGCGAATCTGATAGTTCCCATGCCTATCCTTTTGTATGTTCATCTCATATTTATTCTTCAAATGAAGCAGTGTTCTGGGAAAAAATATTTGCACATGCGTAGAAGTGAGTTCGGAATGAAAACCAAAACGCTTTTTTTTATGGTGATAATGCTGTAAAACCGCCTTTTCTTGAAAAGTCTTTTCTTGGATAAGCAGCGAAGATTCCAACCACAGCTTAGGATTAAACTCATGCTTGACCAAAATATTTCCCTTTATAAAGGAATAATGAACATGCTTATCCAAATCCAGCTTGACTGGCATGTTGTTTTTGATCCCTAGAAATCTCCAGAGATTATCGATCTTTTTAATGTCCATAAGGTTGTACTTTTGGGTTTACTCAATGAGCCTGAAATAATCTTCAGCGGTTACCTTAAAAGCATAACGCTCTTTTTCAGTATCCAGTATGCTTTGCCAATGACCATCAATCTTCACCTCAAACACTATTTCATCTTCAATGAGAGGAGCTAGTTCAGCTACAAAATCAAAATGAGAATGTCTATCTCCAGGTATAAAACTTAGGATTCCACCTGTATCATTTTCGAGATTTTTCCATCTTATCTGTATTTCACTTTCCTTCTGGAGAGGTGTTGAAGGCTCCAAATAAATAAAGGCTTTATCTTTTATACGACTTATAATAATAGAAAGGTTGATAAAAGGCAAGTTTTCCTCTTTTAACCTTTTACTATAACGGAAAATATCCAGCTTAGCCTCATCCTGTTTTTCCATATCATAATAATACCGACGCATATTTTTGAAATAAAGTCTGCTCGCATCAGTAATATGGCTTTGACCAGCATCTCCGCTGTTATCGGCTCTGTAGTCATTAAAAAAGGAAAAGAATAAAACTATGCCAATTGATAGCAAACCAAATATCTTGATAACCTTGACCAATTCCGGAGTAAATATGGGCTGTTTTCCTGACATGTCTGTTTGATCAACTTAAATTATTAAGCCATTATCTGCCTATATCCAAAACTCAATTTTTGGTTAATTGAGTTCCGCTAATTTCTCCATAAGTAATTCCCAAGCCATATTTATTTCATCCATGGACACATCCGTTTGGCCAATTACCCATCTGATGCAATAGTTTCCATCCAATTTAGTATGGGTAAAAAATGCCTTTCCTGTTTCATTTACAGACTGCATCCACTGGGCATTTAAAAGATTTAACTTTTCTCGACTTAGAGACTTATCCACAAATCTAAAACATATGGTATTCAATGGAATAGGAGCCATCAACTCTAAATTCTTATGGTTTTCGACCAAGTTGGCTACCTCCTTGGTCAAAGCCAAATGCATTCTGAGCTTCTCCCTGATCCCCTCCAAACCATAAGACCTGATTACAAACCAAAGCTTCAATGCCCTAAACCTCCTGCCCAATTGTATTCCCCAATCACGGTAATTATTCACATGCGCATCCTGTGCTGTTTTCAAATATTCTGGAGTCATGGAAAAAGTATTGACCAATTGACCAGCATCCTTTACATAAAGCACCGAACAGTCGAAATTGGTCAACATCCATTTATGGGGATTAAAAACATAACTGTCTGCCTTCACCTTATCATCCATCATCCAACGGCACTCTGGAAGCAATAATGCTGTTCCCGCATAGGCTGCATCTATATGGTGCCACAAGCCAAATTCCTCACAAATCTCACCGATTTCCTTGACCGGATCAATGGCCGTGGAACTGGTGGTCCCCAAAGCTGAAACCACACAAAGAGGGGTAAATCCAGACAGTAAATCTGTGGATATAGCCTCCCTAAGGGCATTTTGATCCATAGCGAAGGAATTATCCACCGCCACTTTTACCAAGTTTTCCTCCCCTAAACCAGCAATTCTCATGGCCTTATCCACAGATGAATGTACATGCAAAGAACTATATACCCTGTATTTTTCATGACCAGTAAAGCCCTGCCTATTGATCAAAAAATTACTTGCC is from Echinicola marina and encodes:
- a CDS encoding (deoxy)nucleoside triphosphate pyrophosphohydrolase, with amino-acid sequence MLKVTCAIIVRDGLVLAVQRSKKMKMPQKWEFPGGKLEDGESDQECLIREIKEELHLDILPGGKLPEVIHKYPDFTICLIPFIASIQSGELHLAEHQAYQWLPKDKLLELDWAEADVPVVREFLKIFHQMKKEIFKSITS
- a CDS encoding DUF2075 domain-containing protein; this translates as MLNYYYKDSLHNFFSKKTEEIIGEITLANQFDSTLNQNKSWEIQIPMLKETLKNYEGTIFFEFSIPRMGKRVDVLVIINSVVYVIEFKVGESNYHRSDLDQVWDYALDLKNFHKPSHEALLVPILVATEAENSFVEVAKTAHNDNLLNPLKVNKTDLADAFNTTLQFFKYHRKLNSDHYSKGRYSPTPTIIEAALSLYHNHTVDEITRNDAEAKNLTKTTSIISKIVSESKRQRKKIICFVTGVPGAGKTLVGLKVATSHLDEKNGNASVYLSGNGPLVAILQEALSRDKIKNERAKGIKLTKGKAKAGVKTFIQNIHHYRDAYLVDPKPPYDHVAIFDEAQRAWNKEQTVKFMKQKKGQHNFDASEPEFLISCLDRHQDWAVIVCLVGGGQEINTGEAGISEWLNAIKTRFSHWDIFISPNLTDSEYSASSIISELQGLTKVNLNSDLHLGVSMRSFRSENLSLLVKSILDLDKEKASNTYLKLKDKYPIVLTRDLKKAKNWLKEKARGSERYGIVVSSQAQRLKPYAIDVKSPMNPVHWFLNDKEDVRSSYYLEEVATEFHVQGLELDWACITWDADLRYSENQWKTFSFVGSKWQHIHKTERKTYLINAYRVLLTRARQGMVIVVPEGDSGDHTRIPDFYDPNFNYLKDLGIPVI
- a CDS encoding HipA family kinase, with product MDLRTVNVTLYILPLREGGSLPALTDADDGFKYVLKFKGAGQREKALIAELLGGEIARALGFKVPELVFAFLDPAFGRSEGDEEIQDLLKSSQGQNLALHFLSGAINYDALAMEVDPLLASKIVWLDMLITNVDRTFRNTNMLMWNRELWLIDHGAAFLFHHAWSNWEKSATKAFPIIQNHVLLPQASQLEEANALFKEILSPEKLKEIVALIPEEWLLASGDSEDAEELRNIYQQYLALRFSYADQFTKEAQDARTALI
- a CDS encoding DUF3037 domain-containing protein; the encoded protein is MQEQHLFDYAIIRVVPRVEREEFINAGVILCAWKSGYLKVKTTLNEEKLLALDPAADIEMIKLNLASFDKICFGKDNGGKIAEMDLASRFRWLTAVRSSIIQTSRPHSGFSKNLDKTLEKLFEENVL
- a CDS encoding phospholipase D-like domain-containing protein codes for the protein MPTLEQIIQDFRISLEDHVLSRSERRELKSDLSALSTHEKQVLLSEIRNLALENTHDPQSQNLIQWFYEAVKVLQQKEQANTSTAAYFSPGNTCRDAIREEIRNASSLIHICVFTISDDHITDELLLAHRRKVPIKIITDDDKSLDLGSDIDRMEKEGILIQKDNSPVHMHHKFAIFDQKKVLTGSYNWTRSAAEHNYENIVLLEDIHTVRSFQKEFERLWREF
- a CDS encoding DUF1684 domain-containing protein; the encoded protein is MKAILAGFFYSLIISVTVHAQDQDHKKEILDFQTELNHEFSNPDESPLKARDLKRFKSLDFFPIDEKYRVEAKFVRSDKGLPFQMPTTTDRKPIYEKYGELHFDLEGESYVLSIYQSHRLREMEEFENYLFLPFTDLTNGKSTYGGGRFMDLEIPEGDTIMLDFNKAYNPYCAYNGKYSCPIPPKENDLPLAIEAGVKKFHD
- a CDS encoding DUF2905 domain-containing protein; protein product: MNHEIGKWLMGIGLGILGIGLIVYIFGSKLHWLGRLPGDIRVEKDGFSLYIPITTMILLSIIFSVIIRLIQYFTK
- a CDS encoding pyridoxal phosphate-dependent decarboxylase family protein; the encoded protein is MNKKDFRKHAHQLVDWMADYLENKASYPVSPNIQPGDIYQQLPDDAPEMPESFEDILEDFEKVIMPGMTHWQHPAFFGYFPANNSEPSILAEMLMATMGAQCMSWLTSPAATELEEKVLEWLRDAKGLNASWKGVIQDTASTATLCAILSARERASNFLINRQGFTGHEKYRVYSSLHVHSSVDKAMRIAGLGEENLVKVAVDNSFAMDQNALREAISTDLLSGFTPLCVVSALGTTSSTAIDPVKEIGEICEEFGLWHHIDAAYAGTALLLPECRWMMDDKVKADSYVFNPHKWMLTNFDCSVLYVKDAGQLVNTFSMTPEYLKTAQDAHVNNYRDWGIQLGRRFRALKLWFVIRSYGLEGIREKLRMHLALTKEVANLVENHKNLELMAPIPLNTICFRFVDKSLSREKLNLLNAQWMQSVNETGKAFFTHTKLDGNYCIRWVIGQTDVSMDEINMAWELLMEKLAELN